CGGCCCAGCCCCGAGCCTGCCCCCGTCACCACCGCCGTTCTGTCTTTCAGAATCATCGTAGTTCTCACTCCCCTCACCCTGCCTCTCCCCAGCGGGGAGAGGAGAAGTTGTGCGCCCCCTCCGCTCCTCCCTCTCCCTCAGTGAGGGAGAGGGCAGGGTGAGGGTGCGGTCATCAGATGGCCAAGGCGTAGCCGTCGCGTCGCGGATCGGCGCCGGCCATCCACGCCCCGGACTCGGGGTCGCGCGCTATCCCCTGGCCGCCGCCGACGACCCAGGACCAGTCGTCGAGCACGTTGATGACGTGCCCGCGCTTGCGAAGATCTTCGCGCGTAGATTCCGGAATGCGTGATTCGGCGTCGACGAGCCGGTCGCGGTAGACGCGCACGCGCGGCTGCTCGATCGCCTCCTGGATGTTGAAGCCGAACTCGAGGAGATTGAGCAGCATCTGGGGCTGGGTCTGGAGGATGCCGTAGGAGCCCGGCGTGCCGACACTGAACGCGAAGGCGCCGTCCTTGAAGACCTGGGTCGGCGACATCATGGTGCCGGCCTTGCGTCCCGGCTTCACCACGTTCGGCGAGGCGGGGTCGAGGTCCATCCACTTGAGGATGTTGTTCAGGACCAGGCCCGTGCCCGGCACGGCGAAGCCGGAGCCGAAGGGAACGCCGAGCGTCTGCGTGACAGAGACGACCGTGCCGTCCGCATCCGCGCAGGCGAAGTGCGTCGTCTGCTCGTTGGCGAACTTGGCCGGATGCCCCTCCGCGATCTGTCCCTCCAGCTTCTCCCGGTTGTGCCGCTCGCCTTCGCTCACGGCCGCCTTTGCCCCGTCGATGCGCGCCCGCTGGGAGGCGGCATAGGCCTTCGACAGCAGCCCCTTGATGGGCGTCTCGCCCGAATACGCGTACGCGAGGCGGTCGGCCGAGCCCAGCTTGATGGCCTCGATCAGGTGGTGGAGGTAGTTCGCGGAGTTGTGGCCCCAGCCGGCGACGTCGTAGCCCTCGAGGATGTTGAACGTCTCGAGCATCTGGAAGGCGGAGAACGGCGGCGGCACCGAGAAGAGCTCCGCGCCGCGGTACGTGATACGCAGAGGCGCCCGCCACTCAACCTTGAACGCCGCGAGGTCAGCCTCGGTGAGCCAGCCGCCCGCCTCGGTCACCGCGCGCGCTATGACGCGCGCGATGGGCCCGCGGTAGAAAGCCTCTGCCCCGCCCTCGACGACCTGGCGCAACGTCCCTGCTAGCTCCTTGTAGGTCGCGACCTTGCCGGGGCGCGGACCGCCGTTGCCCAAATAGAGCCGCTGCGCCTCGGCCGAGCGGCCGAGCTGCGGACGCGCCTGCTCGATGAAACGGCTGCTCATCCACGTCAGCGGCACGCCGCCCTCGGCCCACTCGATGGCCGGGGCGAAGACCTTCGCGCGCGGCATGCTGCCGAAGCGCTCGAGCGCCGCGAGCCAGCCGCCGAGGTTGCCCGGCGTCGCGCACGACTTGGGACCACCCGCCAGGTCGTCCTCGACGATCCCCGCCGGGCCGGCCGCCGCCGGTGCCAAGCCGATGAAGTCGAGCACGTGGCGCTCGCTGCCGCCGCGGCGGGAGACGAACATCAGCCCTATTCCTGCGGCGCTCGACATGAACGGCTCGACCACGTTGAGCGTGGACCCGACGGCGACGGCGGCGTCCACGGCGTTGCCGCCGTCGAGGAGCATACGGATCCCCGCCATGGACGCGAGCGGGTGGGCCGAGGCGACGGCGCCCCTCCGACCCATGACGGCGGGGCGATACGCGTGACGATGAGGGGGCATGGATCCTCCGGACGCGACTGATCGCGCTCTAAGACGAGAGGAACTTCACGGCGGCGTCCGCCACCGCGTCGGGGGACTCGAGGTGGAGCATGTGACCGCCCGGAAGCGAGCGGACCGCGGCGGCGCGAATGAGCCGCGCGAACTCCTCCGCGTACGCTGGCGGGTTGGCGCGGTCGGCCTCGCCCCACAGGATGAGCGTCGGCGCCGACAGGCGATGCAGCCGCTTCTTGAGCCCCTTGTCGGGGATGGGCCAGACGAACTTGCCCATGGCCGAGAGCCGCTGGATCTGCTCGATCTGCGCCGCCATGTTCTCCTCTTCCGTCTGGGGCAGCGCCGCCCACTCCCGCGCGGCAGGCGCGTCGGGATCCTTCCACAGGACGGCGCGCAGCTCGGCCGCGGGCAGGATCACGACGTCGGCGACCGGCTTGGCGTCGAGCCAGAGCCCGAGCGGCGAGATGAGCACGACCTTCTTCGCGCGTCCGTGGCAGATCGAGGCGAGCTCGGCCGCGGCCATCCCGCCGAAGAAGTGGCCGGCGAGATGCGCCGACGCGATGCCGAGGGCGCCCATGAGCTCGTCGTAGGCGAGCGCCAGGTCCACCACGTCGTCCACGGCTTCGACGCCCTCCGACCCCTGGACGCCGGGGTGAAAGGGCGCGTGGACGGTGAAGCGCTGTGCCAGCCTGTCGAGGAACGGCGGCCAGGCGCTCCGGTCGTGGAAGGAGTGGAACCAGACGAGGTCGGGCCCGCTGCCGGCCGTGAGGACGCGGAAGCGGACCGCGCCGCTGCGGATCGGGACGACCTGCTCGCGCGGCGTCATGCGACGTCTCCGTTGCCGGCCCCCGAAGGCCACCAATGGTCCTCGTAGCCCTTCCAGGTATCGCGCATGTACGGCAGGACTTCCTTGCCGAAGAGCTCGGTGTTCTTGAACACGAGCTCCTTGGGCATGCTGCCGATCTGCAGCAGCACCATGAGGTGGCCGACGCGGAGCTTCTGGACGCAGTCCGCGAGCTGCTCGCGCACGGTCGCCGGGTTGCCCGCGATGATATAGCCCTCGTCGACGTACTTCTTCCAGTCGAGCGACTGCCGGATCTTCCGCGCCTGGTCGCCGACCTGCGGCCGGACGCCCGCCTGCATCGTCTTGAGCGTCCGGTAGCCGGGCGCCTCGGCGAAGCCTTCCCACACGTGCAGGCACCGCTGGTAGAAGTAGTGGACGTGCTCGAAGTACTCGCGCTCGGCGGACGCGTCGGTCTCGGACACGCAGACGAGCTGCAAGAACCCGGCGCGGTAGGGATTGTCGTCCACGCCCAGCCGCTCGAGGGCCTGCCAGAAGCCGTCCATCGTCGCCTTGCCGCGCTTGTAGCCGTAGTAGGAGAGGTAGCAGTAGACGTAGTTGAGCCGCGCCGTCCACTCCCACGTCTCCACGCTTCCGCCGCCCGGGATCCACACCGGCGGGTGCGGCTGCTGGAGCGGCCGCGGCCAGATGTTGACGTAGCGGAGCTGCGTGTATTTCCCGTTGAACGCGAAGGTCTCAGGCCGGGTCCACGCCTGCATGACGAGATCGTGCGCCTCGTAGTAGCGGTCGCGGAGCGTCGCCGGGTTGACGCCGTAGCCGAAGTTGGTGTCCATGGACGTCCCGACGGGGAAGCCCGCCACGAGCCGCCCGCCCGAGAGCGTGTCGAGCATGGCGAACTCCTCGGCGACGCGCACGGGCGGGTTGTAGAGCGCGAGACTGTTGCCCAGCACCACGAGCGCCGCCTTGGACGTCCGCCGGCTGAGCGCCGCGGCCATGAGGTTGGGCGACGGCATGAGCCCGTAGGCGTTCTGGTGGTGCTCGTTGACGCAGATGCCGTCGAACCCGCACCGCTCGGCGTGCTCGAGCTCGTCCAGGTACTCGTTGTAGAGACCGTGGACCTTGCGCCCGTCGTAGAGCGACTGCGGCACGTCCACCCAGACCGAGCGGTAGTCGTTCTCGAAGTTCTCCGGCAGGAACCGGTACGGCATCAGGTGGAACCAGCAGGTCTTCATCCGCGCAA
The window above is part of the Candidatus Methylomirabilota bacterium genome. Proteins encoded here:
- a CDS encoding gamma-glutamyltransferase family protein encodes the protein MPPHRHAYRPAVMGRRGAVASAHPLASMAGIRMLLDGGNAVDAAVAVGSTLNVVEPFMSSAAGIGLMFVSRRGGSERHVLDFIGLAPAAAGPAGIVEDDLAGGPKSCATPGNLGGWLAALERFGSMPRAKVFAPAIEWAEGGVPLTWMSSRFIEQARPQLGRSAEAQRLYLGNGGPRPGKVATYKELAGTLRQVVEGGAEAFYRGPIARVIARAVTEAGGWLTEADLAAFKVEWRAPLRITYRGAELFSVPPPFSAFQMLETFNILEGYDVAGWGHNSANYLHHLIEAIKLGSADRLAYAYSGETPIKGLLSKAYAASQRARIDGAKAAVSEGERHNREKLEGQIAEGHPAKFANEQTTHFACADADGTVVSVTQTLGVPFGSGFAVPGTGLVLNNILKWMDLDPASPNVVKPGRKAGTMMSPTQVFKDGAFAFSVGTPGSYGILQTQPQMLLNLLEFGFNIQEAIEQPRVRVYRDRLVDAESRIPESTREDLRKRGHVINVLDDWSWVVGGGQGIARDPESGAWMAGADPRRDGYALAI
- a CDS encoding alpha/beta hydrolase, whose product is MTPREQVVPIRSGAVRFRVLTAGSGPDLVWFHSFHDRSAWPPFLDRLAQRFTVHAPFHPGVQGSEGVEAVDDVVDLALAYDELMGALGIASAHLAGHFFGGMAAAELASICHGRAKKVVLISPLGLWLDAKPVADVVILPAAELRAVLWKDPDAPAAREWAALPQTEEENMAAQIEQIQRLSAMGKFVWPIPDKGLKKRLHRLSAPTLILWGEADRANPPAYAEEFARLIRAAAVRSLPGGHMLHLESPDAVADAAVKFLSS
- a CDS encoding LLM class flavin-dependent oxidoreductase, which encodes MKTCWFHLMPYRFLPENFENDYRSVWVDVPQSLYDGRKVHGLYNEYLDELEHAERCGFDGICVNEHHQNAYGLMPSPNLMAAALSRRTSKAALVVLGNSLALYNPPVRVAEEFAMLDTLSGGRLVAGFPVGTSMDTNFGYGVNPATLRDRYYEAHDLVMQAWTRPETFAFNGKYTQLRYVNIWPRPLQQPHPPVWIPGGGSVETWEWTARLNYVYCYLSYYGYKRGKATMDGFWQALERLGVDDNPYRAGFLQLVCVSETDASAEREYFEHVHYFYQRCLHVWEGFAEAPGYRTLKTMQAGVRPQVGDQARKIRQSLDWKKYVDEGYIIAGNPATVREQLADCVQKLRVGHLMVLLQIGSMPKELVFKNTELFGKEVLPYMRDTWKGYEDHWWPSGAGNGDVA